In Chryseobacterium lactis, a single genomic region encodes these proteins:
- a CDS encoding DUF4919 domain-containing protein yields MNIKAFSSLLFLIIFTVLHAQKLAFSAPDYSLIQKNIADKNSEFYYPKLLNRLKENDTLLTKSQYRHLYFGYTFQKDYKPYKTSKRAKEMTSYYRGEGSSENDLPKGIQLFREALEENPFDLRAMNHLSYMYHLTNDDRMAKKVAANFHGLLRAILTSGDGLKCETGFHVISVTDEYVLLNRFQMETLSQSSSNTCDYHEFEKGKYKIPGLYFNTSKFYGRILD; encoded by the coding sequence ATGAATATCAAAGCATTTTCCTCATTATTATTTTTAATTATTTTCACGGTCTTACACGCTCAGAAACTGGCGTTCAGTGCACCGGATTATTCCTTAATTCAAAAAAATATTGCAGATAAAAATTCAGAATTCTACTATCCGAAACTTTTAAACAGATTAAAAGAAAACGATACCCTTCTTACAAAAAGTCAATATCGCCATCTTTATTTCGGATATACATTTCAAAAAGACTATAAACCCTACAAAACAAGCAAGAGAGCAAAAGAAATGACTTCCTATTATCGTGGCGAAGGAAGTTCTGAAAATGATTTACCGAAGGGAATTCAGCTTTTCAGGGAGGCATTGGAAGAAAACCCATTCGACCTCCGCGCTATGAATCACCTCTCTTATATGTATCATCTGACGAATGATGATCGTATGGCAAAAAAGGTTGCTGCCAATTTCCACGGACTGCTCCGTGCTATTCTTACTTCCGGTGATGGTCTGAAATGCGAAACAGGCTTTCATGTCATTTCTGTTACTGATGAATATGTACTGTTAAATAGATTTCAGATGGAAACTTTATCACAAAGCTCCAGCAATACCTGTGACTACCATGAATTTGAAAAAGGGAAATATAAAATTCCTGGATTGTATTTTAATACCAGTAAGTTTTACGGAAGAATATTAGATTAA
- a CDS encoding ABC transporter ATP-binding protein — MKKQDTWEIIKRLFFIGMKFRSWFILTLIISIILSIVSTYRPYLTMQVVDIDITKLKDKALMMKHIYILVGLVFAETILNFFLVYFSNFISQNVIRDIRQRLYAKLIYFKTSFFDKTPIGQLVTRAVGDVETIATVYTDGFLMVFGDILRILFVLIMMFSTNVHLSYITLAILPLMVVITRFFQKRLKKAFGDERNWTANQNSFVQERLAGMSIIQVFNRQDAEFKKFDDINITLKGALLRTVFIFSLFFPVVELISSLFIGFILFYGGYITISAGVVIAFIQYISMLIRPLRQIADRFNNIQRGIVGAERVLGLMDEENAMSNIGTVKKDHFDGKIEFKKVHFAYDEKQEVLKGIDFKVNPGETVAIVGATGAGKSTIISLITRLYDINSGDILIDDINLKDYELYNLRSHIGVVLQDVFLFHGSIFENLAFGDDSITLEKIKAGAQEIEVDQFIEQLPGGYDYVVSERGSSISLGQRQLLSFLRAYLSDPKILILDEATSSIDHESEKLIQRATEKITKNRTSIIIAHRLSTIEKADKIIVMEHGKIVEEGKHLELLDKNGYYATLYKAQLRHEVELEEEMQDENKS; from the coding sequence ATGAAAAAACAAGATACCTGGGAGATTATAAAAAGGTTGTTCTTTATTGGAATGAAATTTCGTTCTTGGTTCATCCTTACTTTGATAATTTCCATTATACTCTCAATAGTTTCTACCTACAGACCTTATCTTACCATGCAGGTGGTGGATATTGATATCACCAAATTGAAAGATAAAGCTTTAATGATGAAGCATATCTATATTTTGGTGGGGTTGGTGTTTGCGGAAACTATTTTAAACTTCTTTTTAGTTTATTTCTCCAATTTTATATCGCAGAATGTTATCCGTGATATCAGACAAAGATTATATGCGAAGCTGATCTATTTTAAGACTTCATTTTTTGATAAAACTCCGATCGGACAATTGGTGACCCGTGCAGTAGGTGATGTGGAGACCATTGCAACGGTGTATACGGATGGCTTCCTGATGGTATTTGGCGATATTCTGAGAATCCTGTTTGTACTGATCATGATGTTCAGTACGAATGTTCATCTGAGTTATATTACGCTGGCTATTCTTCCTTTAATGGTTGTTATCACACGGTTTTTCCAGAAGAGGTTGAAGAAAGCGTTTGGTGATGAGAGAAACTGGACGGCCAACCAAAACTCTTTTGTGCAGGAAAGATTGGCTGGAATGTCGATAATTCAGGTATTCAACAGACAGGATGCGGAGTTTAAAAAGTTTGATGATATTAATATCACCTTGAAAGGAGCTTTATTGAGAACGGTCTTCATCTTCTCATTATTTTTCCCGGTTGTTGAGCTTATTTCTTCGCTGTTTATCGGATTTATCTTGTTTTATGGAGGATATATCACGATCAGTGCCGGGGTGGTAATCGCTTTCATTCAATATATTTCAATGCTGATTCGTCCTTTAAGACAGATTGCCGATCGTTTCAATAATATCCAGAGAGGTATTGTGGGAGCAGAAAGAGTATTGGGATTGATGGATGAAGAAAATGCCATGTCCAATATCGGAACGGTGAAAAAAGATCATTTTGATGGGAAAATAGAATTCAAAAAGGTACATTTTGCTTATGATGAAAAGCAGGAAGTATTAAAAGGAATAGATTTCAAAGTCAATCCGGGAGAAACAGTAGCGATTGTAGGAGCAACAGGTGCTGGTAAATCAACAATTATCAGTTTGATTACACGACTTTATGATATTAATTCCGGAGATATTCTGATTGATGATATCAACTTAAAAGATTACGAATTATATAACCTGAGAAGCCATATTGGAGTGGTACTACAGGATGTTTTTCTTTTCCATGGAAGTATTTTTGAAAATCTTGCCTTTGGAGACGACAGTATTACACTGGAAAAAATAAAAGCAGGAGCTCAGGAAATTGAAGTTGACCAGTTTATTGAACAACTTCCGGGCGGTTACGATTATGTGGTAAGTGAGAGAGGTTCATCAATCTCTTTAGGACAGAGGCAATTGTTGTCTTTCTTAAGAGCTTATCTATCCGATCCGAAAATTTTAATCCTGGATGAAGCCACTTCTTCTATTGATCATGAAAGTGAAAAATTAATCCAGAGAGCAACAGAAAAAATTACAAAAAACAGAACTTCAATTATTATTGCCCACAGGCTTTCAACAATCGAAAAAGCAGATAAAATCATTGTGATGGAACACGGAAAGATTGTAGAGGAAGGCAAACACCTGGAGCTGTTGGATAAAAACGGATATTATGCTACATTATACAAAGCTCAGTTGCGTCATGAAGTAGAGTTGGAGGAAGAAATGCAGGATGAAAATAAATCATAA
- a CDS encoding class I SAM-dependent methyltransferase: MISSDNKDHWENVYETKNPDQVSWTQEKPQTSLDFINSSGLGKQARIIDIGGGDSNLVDFLLKEGYENITVLDISTKALEKAQQRLGKLSEKVQWIATDITEFKPTKTFDIWHDRAAFHFLTTPEQVTKYIDITKNSVTGFMILGTFSKNGPTKCSGLEIQQYDEESLSEKFKTSFEKIKCITEDHRTPFDTIQNFVFCSFKKL, encoded by the coding sequence ATGATTTCTTCTGATAATAAAGACCATTGGGAAAATGTGTACGAAACCAAAAATCCAGATCAGGTAAGCTGGACTCAGGAAAAGCCACAGACATCACTTGACTTCATCAATTCTTCAGGCTTGGGTAAACAGGCCAGGATCATTGATATCGGCGGCGGAGACAGCAATCTTGTTGACTTTCTTCTCAAAGAAGGCTATGAAAATATCACTGTACTTGATATTTCTACCAAAGCTCTGGAAAAAGCACAACAAAGACTGGGGAAATTATCAGAAAAGGTACAATGGATCGCAACAGATATTACCGAATTCAAACCTACGAAAACATTTGATATCTGGCATGACAGAGCTGCTTTTCATTTTCTGACAACGCCCGAGCAGGTAACGAAATATATTGATATTACTAAAAACAGTGTAACCGGTTTTATGATTCTGGGAACTTTTTCTAAAAATGGTCCCACCAAATGTAGTGGACTGGAAATTCAGCAATACGATGAAGAATCATTATCTGAAAAATTTAAAACTTCTTTTGAGAAAATAAAATGTATCACAGAAGATCATAGAACGCCCTTTGATACCATCCAGAATTTTGTTTTCTGTAGTTTTAAAAAGCTTTAA
- the truA gene encoding tRNA pseudouridine(38-40) synthase TruA → MRYFIEFSYNGKNYFGYQIQPDAISVQEELEKALSTILREEIKTTGAGRTDTGVHAKKIFAHFDTEQELSEELPRRLNSFLPPDISIHRIFKVKDDFHARFDATYRMYEYYISLSKNPFTQESAWQHWKRSMDIDKMNEACKILFEYEDFTSFAKLKTDNKTNICKMYKAEWEQNGTELKFTVSANRFLRNMVRAIVGTMVEIGTGKLKPEDLRKVIEDKNRNAAGTSAPAHGLYLVDVGYEF, encoded by the coding sequence TTGAGATACTTTATTGAATTTTCTTACAACGGAAAGAATTATTTCGGCTATCAAATACAGCCGGATGCCATTTCTGTGCAGGAGGAACTGGAAAAAGCGCTTTCCACAATTTTAAGAGAAGAGATTAAAACGACCGGAGCCGGAAGAACGGACACCGGAGTTCATGCAAAAAAAATATTTGCTCATTTTGACACGGAACAGGAGTTGAGTGAAGAACTTCCGCGAAGATTAAACAGTTTTCTTCCACCTGATATTTCGATTCATAGAATTTTCAAGGTGAAAGATGATTTTCATGCCCGTTTTGATGCTACCTACAGAATGTACGAGTATTATATTTCTTTATCCAAAAATCCATTTACTCAGGAATCAGCATGGCAACACTGGAAGAGATCCATGGATATCGACAAGATGAATGAAGCCTGTAAAATTTTATTTGAATATGAAGATTTTACAAGTTTTGCCAAGTTGAAAACCGATAACAAAACCAATATCTGCAAAATGTACAAGGCAGAATGGGAACAAAACGGAACAGAACTGAAATTCACGGTTTCCGCCAATCGTTTTCTAAGAAATATGGTTCGGGCTATCGTAGGAACGATGGTTGAAATTGGTACAGGAAAACTGAAACCTGAAGACTTGCGTAAAGTGATTGAAGATAAAAACCGCAATGCCGCAGGAACTTCTGCTCCTGCTCACGGATTGTATCTGGTGGATGTAGGATATGAATTTTAA
- the lpxK gene encoding tetraacyldisaccharide 4'-kinase has translation MKRWYLYPFSLGYHMVTGIRNTMYDLGIFKSTKFKTPIINVGNLSVGGSGKSPMVMYLAQYLSKHYRTGVLSRGYGRLTKGYEVTNYESNYKIVGDEAMQLFERFKNRFVIAVSEERVPGAKKVIDDMDLEVLVLDDAMQHRSIKAGFNILMTDFNDPFFKDYLLPAGDLRESRAGSKRADIIMVSKCPDELTEETKRYYISRIRPSYNQKVFFSSIGYDENVYGRDKMLPDNNLNYYDILLITGIANPKPLLEHLAKFSKRVTHLKFRDHHNFTDDDIKKILAEYKKLGEYKLILTTEKDYVRLKTFDYLRDIVYYWPINVLIDKKEDFDKIILDYVRKN, from the coding sequence ATGAAAAGATGGTACCTTTATCCTTTTTCCCTCGGCTATCATATGGTAACTGGTATCCGGAACACAATGTATGATCTGGGAATTTTTAAATCGACAAAATTTAAAACACCGATAATTAATGTCGGGAATCTGTCTGTGGGCGGAAGCGGAAAATCACCGATGGTGATGTACCTGGCCCAGTATTTATCCAAACATTACAGAACCGGAGTGCTTTCTCGTGGTTACGGACGACTTACCAAAGGGTATGAAGTCACGAATTATGAGAGCAATTATAAAATTGTAGGTGATGAAGCCATGCAATTGTTTGAGCGCTTCAAAAACCGCTTTGTCATCGCTGTTTCGGAAGAACGTGTTCCCGGAGCAAAAAAAGTGATCGATGATATGGATCTGGAGGTGTTGGTACTGGATGATGCGATGCAGCATAGATCCATTAAAGCAGGTTTCAATATTTTGATGACCGACTTTAATGATCCCTTCTTTAAAGATTATCTTCTTCCCGCCGGAGATCTAAGAGAATCACGAGCAGGTTCTAAAAGAGCAGATATTATCATGGTCAGCAAATGCCCTGATGAACTGACAGAGGAAACCAAAAGATATTATATCTCAAGAATACGGCCTTCTTATAACCAAAAAGTTTTCTTTTCATCCATTGGTTATGACGAAAATGTATACGGAAGAGATAAAATGCTTCCGGATAACAACCTGAACTACTATGATATCTTACTGATCACAGGAATTGCCAATCCTAAACCATTATTGGAACATCTGGCTAAATTCTCAAAAAGGGTTACCCATTTGAAATTCAGAGACCATCATAATTTTACCGATGATGATATTAAAAAAATCCTTGCCGAATACAAAAAATTAGGAGAATATAAACTGATATTAACCACAGAGAAAGATTATGTTCGTCTGAAAACTTTTGACTATCTTAGAGATATCGTTTACTACTGGCCTATCAATGTACTTATTGATAAGAAAGAGGACTTCGATAAAATCATCTTAGATTATGTTAGAAAAAATTAA
- a CDS encoding alpha/beta fold hydrolase, whose amino-acid sequence MKKFTFLLIIMLFFLAVCNIFGQEKTYPFEVKKTGKGKSSLILIPGFASSGDVWNETTAKFDKDFTCYTLTMAGFAGTKPEADASFKEWEKGIAAFIKDNKIQKPVIIGHSMGGGLALAIAADYPELVGKIVIVDTLPCLEAFGNPNFTSKENNDCSATINKMTAMTDDQFHQMQTQAIPRLLAEMSMQETVISWSMKSDRKTFGKMYCDFSNTDLRDKIKAIQCPSLILLESYFVNFKPMIEGQYKNLKNANFQYASKGLHFIMYDDKEWYLSQLNNFLSAK is encoded by the coding sequence ATGAAAAAATTCACATTCCTTCTTATCATCATGTTATTTTTTTTAGCAGTATGTAATATTTTCGGTCAGGAAAAAACTTACCCTTTTGAAGTAAAGAAAACCGGAAAAGGGAAATCTTCTTTAATTCTGATTCCCGGCTTTGCTTCTTCAGGCGATGTATGGAACGAAACAACAGCTAAATTTGATAAAGATTTCACTTGTTATACTTTAACCATGGCAGGATTTGCAGGTACAAAACCCGAAGCAGATGCTAGTTTCAAAGAATGGGAAAAGGGAATTGCTGCATTTATAAAAGACAATAAGATCCAAAAACCGGTCATTATCGGACATAGCATGGGAGGCGGCCTTGCATTGGCTATTGCAGCAGACTATCCTGAACTGGTTGGTAAAATCGTTATTGTAGACACTCTGCCTTGCCTGGAAGCTTTTGGTAATCCCAATTTTACCTCTAAAGAAAATAATGACTGTTCGGCAACTATTAACAAAATGACAGCCATGACAGATGATCAGTTTCATCAAATGCAGACGCAGGCTATTCCTAGGCTTCTTGCTGAAATGTCAATGCAGGAAACAGTGATCAGCTGGAGTATGAAGTCTGATCGAAAAACATTTGGCAAAATGTACTGTGATTTTTCCAATACAGATCTCAGAGATAAGATAAAAGCGATACAATGTCCTTCTCTGATCCTGCTGGAATCCTATTTTGTAAATTTCAAACCTATGATTGAAGGTCAGTATAAAAATCTGAAGAATGCTAATTTTCAATATGCTTCCAAAGGATTACACTTCATTATGTATGATGATAAAGAATGGTATCTGAGCCAGCTGAATAATTTCTTATCTGCGAAATAA
- a CDS encoding RNA polymerase sigma factor translates to MVFEDIYELYWQKIFRLCMGYVNDTELAQDLAQETFIIVWQQLPKFRNESNIGTWIFRIASNNCLRQIEKEKKFAKTDLPINLEEKKQESIEPQIQLLYQFISELPETDRIIISLELEEVKQAEIAQITGLSESNIRVKIHRIKEKLTQKFKENGY, encoded by the coding sequence ATGGTATTTGAGGATATATATGAACTCTACTGGCAGAAAATATTCCGTTTGTGCATGGGATATGTCAACGATACCGAACTCGCTCAGGACCTTGCTCAGGAAACATTTATCATCGTGTGGCAGCAGCTTCCCAAATTCAGAAATGAATCCAATATAGGAACCTGGATCTTCAGAATCGCTTCTAATAATTGCCTTCGGCAGATTGAAAAGGAAAAAAAGTTTGCAAAGACCGACCTGCCCATCAATCTGGAAGAAAAAAAACAGGAATCTATTGAACCTCAGATACAGCTTTTATATCAGTTTATTTCAGAGCTGCCGGAAACCGACAGGATTATTATTTCTCTGGAGCTGGAAGAGGTAAAACAGGCAGAAATTGCTCAGATTACAGGACTTTCAGAATCCAATATCAGAGTGAAAATCCACAGGATCAAAGAAAAATTAACCCAAAAGTTTAAAGAAAATGGATACTAA
- a CDS encoding M43 family zinc metalloprotease, whose translation MKKLLLLLVSGGFFANVYSQNLGFQECGTDELMKKHYERFPEQKAQDDAFNLELSKMIKSGKLASKLNTNQVYEIPVVVHVVGDGSAIGTTNNKSDADIIAWVNYTNGVFSGSSTSGMSGTSSVLPVKFVFAKVDPSCNSTNGINRIDASALPKYVSGGVNNDNTTNAVTASEITALGQWDTSKYYNIYVVKKLTSNSGALNGFAYYPGGSNDYAFMSTSASAVNAQTLAHEFGHALGLRHTHEGYNETSGACPANNDCTLDGDLVCDTEPMKSLYHSSVPHTCQTGQINPCTNQLYDGGERNVMAYTYCFRNLFTQGQADRATAQLLQYRQSLINSPVASSTNFNNSSSLTNACTPAPLTNPGNFNIGITSVKFGSINNYSSNYKQALNNFYENFTGNYCLGTSKTMISQGVATTITVSPGTSNAHIIKAYIDYNNDGQFDESTELILNQSGISNGSVATASVTPPANAVMNTPLRMRVIGDFNGTAVTACYTPRYGQVEDYSVIIEPQSSLSLTDTSLKNDLYIVKDDNSVYVKSNRAISSVQIYEASGRLLTRKTNIKSSEFRFPVEQKNMIITVNAVLEDGKILTKKLKF comes from the coding sequence ATGAAAAAATTATTACTTCTCCTCGTTTCAGGGGGCTTTTTTGCTAATGTCTATTCACAAAACCTCGGATTTCAGGAATGTGGAACTGATGAATTAATGAAAAAACATTATGAACGGTTCCCGGAACAGAAAGCACAGGACGATGCTTTCAACCTGGAATTATCCAAAATGATTAAAAGTGGCAAACTGGCTTCTAAACTGAACACCAATCAAGTCTACGAAATTCCTGTTGTTGTACACGTCGTAGGAGACGGAAGTGCCATCGGAACCACTAACAATAAATCTGATGCTGACATCATAGCCTGGGTTAATTATACCAACGGCGTTTTTTCCGGGAGTTCAACCAGCGGAATGTCGGGAACAAGTTCAGTACTGCCTGTTAAATTTGTTTTTGCCAAAGTAGATCCAAGTTGTAATTCAACCAATGGCATCAACAGAATTGATGCCTCTGCTCTTCCGAAATACGTCAGCGGAGGTGTCAACAATGACAATACCACCAATGCTGTAACGGCTTCAGAGATCACTGCGCTCGGACAATGGGATACCAGTAAGTATTATAATATTTATGTTGTTAAAAAACTGACTTCCAATTCAGGTGCTTTGAATGGCTTTGCGTACTACCCGGGAGGAAGCAATGACTATGCTTTTATGTCCACAAGTGCTTCTGCAGTTAATGCACAAACCTTAGCCCATGAGTTCGGACATGCTTTGGGATTAAGACATACTCATGAAGGCTATAATGAAACAAGCGGAGCATGCCCAGCAAACAACGACTGTACATTGGATGGAGACCTCGTTTGTGATACAGAACCTATGAAAAGCCTTTACCACTCAAGTGTTCCTCATACCTGTCAGACGGGACAGATCAACCCTTGCACCAATCAGTTATATGATGGTGGTGAGAGAAATGTGATGGCATATACGTACTGCTTCAGAAATTTATTTACCCAGGGACAAGCGGACAGGGCAACAGCTCAACTTTTACAATACAGACAATCTTTAATTAATTCTCCGGTTGCATCTTCAACAAATTTTAATAACAGTTCAAGCTTAACAAATGCCTGTACACCTGCACCACTTACAAATCCTGGAAATTTTAATATTGGGATTACCTCTGTAAAATTTGGAAGCATCAATAATTATTCAAGCAATTATAAGCAAGCTCTCAATAATTTTTATGAAAACTTTACCGGAAATTATTGTCTGGGAACTTCCAAAACAATGATCTCTCAGGGAGTTGCCACTACCATTACAGTAAGCCCCGGAACCAGTAACGCTCACATCATAAAAGCCTATATTGATTATAATAATGATGGACAGTTTGATGAATCAACAGAATTAATTCTAAACCAAAGCGGGATCAGTAATGGTTCAGTTGCCACGGCCTCTGTAACGCCACCAGCCAACGCAGTGATGAATACTCCTTTGAGAATGAGAGTTATCGGTGATTTCAACGGCACAGCTGTAACCGCTTGTTATACGCCTAGGTATGGGCAGGTAGAGGATTACTCTGTCATTATTGAACCTCAAAGTTCATTATCTCTGACAGATACCAGTCTGAAAAATGATCTTTATATTGTTAAAGATGATAATTCAGTGTACGTGAAAAGTAACAGGGCCATTTCTTCAGTTCAAATCTATGAGGCGTCAGGAAGATTGCTTACAAGGAAAACAAATATTAAATCTTCAGAATTCAGATTTCCGGTCGAGCAAAAGAATATGATCATCACGGTAAATGCTGTGCTGGAAGATGGAAAAATTCTTACCAAAAAATTAAAATTCTAA